The DNA window CGCTGCACAGGGAACCGGCGCGCGGCGACGGAACAGAATTGCATACCTGTTCAAGTATGCAATCCCTCCCTCCTGCCGCGATGCCCGTGCCATTCGCCCTATCTCGTGCCCCCGGAGGACAACGGATGATTCGTCTCGCCCTCGTCGGCTTCGGCGGCTACGGCTGGAGCCTCGTTCAGGCGATCAATCAGGCAAGGGACGCCGTTGGCTGCCGCCTCATCGCCGCGGCCGATGCGCGCCTGTCGGCCCTGCCCGAGAAGGCTGAAGCGCTGTCGCGGGCAGGCGTCGAGCTGTTCAGCGACCCGCTGGCGATGTTTGAGGCACTCCGAGGCAAGTGCGACGCCGCCTACATCGCCACGGGCATCCCGAGCCACGCGCCGCTCACCATCGCCGCTGCGCGGGCGGGCCTTCACGTCCACCTCGAGAAGCCCCCCGCCGCGACGGTCCAGGAGGTGGACGCGATGCTCGCTGCCCTCGACGCCGCCGGTCGTTTCTGTCTCGTGGGCTTCCAGGCACTCCATGGCGACGACATTCGGTTCGTCAAGAGCCGCGTGGCCTCGGGGCGGCTGGGCCGTGTGAGGTCGCTCGTGTGCCATGCCGGGTGGCCGCGCAACCAGGCCTACTACACCCGCAATGACTGGGCGGGAAAGCTGAGGGTGGAGAGCGCGGTGTACGGAGACCCAGCTCACAGGGCCTGGGTGCTCGACGGGCCCGCGACCAATGCGCTGGCGCACCAGATCACGAATATGCTGTTCCTCGCGTCGCCAGAGGCGAACCGCCTTGCCACGCCGGTGAGCGTGCGGGCCGAATTGTACACCGCAGGCCCCGTAGAATCGCACGACACCTGTGCCATCGAGATACACACGGCCGAGGGCCCCACGAGCCTGTTCCTCGCAAGCCATTGCTCCGACGCCAACTTCGGCCCGGTCATCGAGATCGAGGCCGAGCGGGGCCATGTCCGCTGGACCATGCGCGACGGGGCACGTGTGTGCTACAGCG is part of the Planctomycetota bacterium genome and encodes:
- a CDS encoding Gfo/Idh/MocA family oxidoreductase, giving the protein MIRLALVGFGGYGWSLVQAINQARDAVGCRLIAAADARLSALPEKAEALSRAGVELFSDPLAMFEALRGKCDAAYIATGIPSHAPLTIAAARAGLHVHLEKPPAATVQEVDAMLAALDAAGRFCLVGFQALHGDDIRFVKSRVASGRLGRVRSLVCHAGWPRNQAYYTRNDWAGKLRVESAVYGDPAHRAWVLDGPATNALAHQITNMLFLASPEANRLATPVSVRAELYTAGPVESHDTCAIEIHTAEGPTSLFLASHCSDANFGPVIEIEAERGHVRWTMRDGARVCYSDGPEETCPADNGAAKMIANFAEAVRANDRSLLRCDLAETRKFVLALDGAHESSGRIHRIAADHVRRVGEGGEMRTVVEGLDAALRCAAAARALFSELGTLPWAVATEPFDLTGYSSYPRRIKGE